The nucleotide sequence AATGATGACTAATATTTCTGAGAACTGCAAACTCAATTAAAGGGATAGAAATACTGCTGTTGGTTCTATTGTAATAATTGTTCAACAAATTTTTGAACAAAATTAAATCTATTTTAGCAATAATCAAAAAAGTTAATCGTTATCTGAAGAATTTACCCCGAACAGTTTTTTATATTCTTCAACATTAAGATTTGTACCTGTCTTAATTTGATCCTCAAAGTCTTCATTTGCTTGTTTTAACTGGTAAGTAAAATCCTCGCTCCGAATTACTTTGCAGCTACACACTCTCCCAAATTCAATCAGATTATTATCTGATGTGATAAGAATGATATTCCTCGGATTTTTGCTCTTCTCAATTTCACTTTTGATCTTGTTATCGGCAGAAGAATTATTCGAATAAATTATTTTGAGATTTGAAGTTTTAACTGATTCTTTTTCAAAACCATCAAAGTGTAAGCTAACAGATGACTTAGTGCTGCTAAAATATCTTGAAAGCATAAAAGAAAGTTTCTCTCTGCTCTGTTGTTTATTTTTCTTTTGTATCTGATTTAAGATTTTATCTTTACCAATCAGGTTATTGCCATCTATTATATAATGTTTCAATTGAATCTGTAGTTTATCATTTAAAATATTTCAATAATTACCGGGTGTTATAGAATTGATCCTGCTTGGTAAGTTTCAAATCCTGCAACTGCGGGGCTTTGACTCTTATCTCAAATCTAAACCCTGTGTATGTACCAATTGGGTTCCATACGAAATTCATCAGCCAGCAATGTAGATCTCTTGAAATCCTTATCTGAGGTGCAGCAAATTCTTTACTTTGAAAATCATAACTTCCCGTTACATCAAATTTCCACAAAGGAGTTAAGCTGAAACTGAAACTACCACTTAGATTTGATTGGATGGTTGAGTTTTCGGGAGTTGGACGGCTAAGGTTGTAATTGTAGCTAAGTGAGATACTCCATGGAATTGTAAAATCAGGATCAGCATTATTATAAATTCCCTGGTAAACACTTTTGCTTTCCTCATCAACAAGACCAAATTCGTCATCTGTTGTTTTGTTTTGATTATCGGAAGAAGCAAATTTTTCACCGGATATACTTGAGGAGACTGAAAAATTTAATCCCGTCAATCTTAATATTCCTTTACCTGCATCAACGAGGTAACGATTAATTCTGGAAATATTTCCACTGTAATCATAAGGAGTAAACCGTGAAGCACCCGATAAATCAAAAAACTCTCCGACCTGAGTTCTATAAGTCAGACTTACATCTGCAAAGTTTAACGAATCTGCGGCAAAATTATATCCGGAACCGATTGTAAGATTCAGCAGTTGAATTTTATTTTCTTTGGACGTTGTATCTGTCGGATCAACTATAGTTTTCATTTCAAAATTATTTCCGATGGAGAAATTTATGTTTTGTTGCTCACCTAGTCCCGAACCGCCATAAACTTCTTTCTGATACCTGTCATATTTCATTGTAGTGCCATCTAATTTAGTATATTGACCATAATAGCCCCAACCGGATTCAGAAAAATCAGGACGATAATTGTATGAAATATTCGGAGTAACTGTATGACGAATAACATTGATGCCAACAGAATTAATATTGAACATTCCATAAAATTTTGTTGAAGCATTTATTCCAACATCAAATGTATTTACTGCACTTAACTTTTTAACTTCATTTGTAATAATCGAATCTTTTCCAGCAGATGAAGCTATAGAATGTTGTTCAATCTGTTCGTTATACCATTTTGAATCAAACCTGATTCTTGGTGAAACAGAAAAGTATCCTATTTTAGGCGACAGATCAGAAGTAACACTATGCTGCAAACCCAATCGTTCTTCCAGATTGCCGGATGTTTTATTTCTTTGATTCTGAAATTGACCTGAATATGAATAACCAAGCAGTTCATACCACTCTCTGTCTATTTCACTTGAAGATGATCTGAATGGATAGCTTTGTGCTAATCTGAATAAAGCACTCGGAAGCACTTCGAAGATATCGTTGGTTTCAAGTACTTGTCTCCTGTTATAATTTATGGAAGCACTATTTCCTGATTCATCCCATGTTTTTGATAAAGTAGCATTTGAAATAATTTCGTTTCTTAAAAGATCATTTAAATCACCTGTACCGTTCTGAAGAAAATCTTTTGAAGCAAATTCAAGATTTGCATCAAGCCGCAATGTGGGAGTGAAATTCTGAGCATGGAAAAACTTGATCCTCCAATCTACCTGCTTATTGTAATTTGGATCGGTCGGTTCACCCTGTGTAAAATCTCTGTAAGAACCTTCAGCAAAACCATTGTAATTATAACGATTCGCATATCTAAATCGCGAACCAACACCAATGCTTCCGCGAGTGTAATAATCCATCGTTGCATTTATATCCATATAATCACTGATCGCCCAGAAGTAACCAAATCTGCTGATATAAGTTCCATATCGTGCATCGCTTCCAAAAACCGGCGGAATTAGACCTGATCTTCTTCCTGATTGCAGCGGAACAATGATAAAAGGCAGAGGTATTGGTACCGGTACACCGCCAAAGTTCAGCCATATCCATTCAGCAGCTAATTCTTCTCCCTGAATCATTTTCATTTTGGGTGATGTAAAACAATAGTGTGGTTCTTTAATATCGCAGGTCGTGTAAACTCCGTCCTGAATGAAATAAGTATCTTTAGTCACTTTTTTAATTTTTGCACCATGATAAAAAGCACCTTCAAGTTCAGTATCAGCAGCAGAAAGCGAACCTTGCCCGGTTTTAAAATTATACCTCATCTGTTTTCCTTCATAAACTTCTCCTGCTTCAGTTAGAACTGGTGTACCAATCAGGGTTGAAGCAGAGGTATCTGAGGGAACTCCAACGGCTTCAATTTCATATTTTTTAAAATCGAGGAAAATGTTAGCACTTTTAATTTCGGACTGCCTGTAATTGATTTTAGCT is from Ignavibacteriota bacterium and encodes:
- a CDS encoding LPS-assembly protein LptD, coding for MKIILSVILVYVICIRAIAQQDDLLQKINVDSLQTGIEDTLLTSATDSLKLQSQKKSDLDTVVYASGSDSLFFFVKEKKMSIYGEAKINYRQSEIKSANIFLDFKKYEIEAVGVPSDTSASTLIGTPVLTEAGEVYEGKQMRYNFKTGQGSLSAADTELEGAFYHGAKIKKVTKDTYFIQDGVYTTCDIKEPHYCFTSPKMKMIQGEELAAEWIWLNFGGVPVPIPLPFIIVPLQSGRRSGLIPPVFGSDARYGTYISRFGYFWAISDYMDINATMDYYTRGSIGVGSRFRYANRYNYNGFAEGSYRDFTQGEPTDPNYNKQVDWRIKFFHAQNFTPTLRLDANLEFASKDFLQNGTGDLNDLLRNEIISNATLSKTWDESGNSASINYNRRQVLETNDIFEVLPSALFRLAQSYPFRSSSSEIDREWYELLGYSYSGQFQNQRNKTSGNLEERLGLQHSVTSDLSPKIGYFSVSPRIRFDSKWYNEQIEQHSIASSAGKDSIITNEVKKLSAVNTFDVGINASTKFYGMFNINSVGINVIRHTVTPNISYNYRPDFSESGWGYYGQYTKLDGTTMKYDRYQKEVYGGSGLGEQQNINFSIGNNFEMKTIVDPTDTTSKENKIQLLNLTIGSGYNFAADSLNFADVSLTYRTQVGEFFDLSGASRFTPYDYSGNISRINRYLVDAGKGILRLTGLNFSVSSSISGEKFASSDNQNKTTDDEFGLVDEESKSVYQGIYNNADPDFTIPWSISLSYNYNLSRPTPENSTIQSNLSGSFSFSLTPLWKFDVTGSYDFQSKEFAAPQIRISRDLHCWLMNFVWNPIGTYTGFRFEIRVKAPQLQDLKLTKQDQFYNTR